In a genomic window of Aeromonas veronii:
- a CDS encoding response regulator — MNVLICDDSGFARKQLARAFPPDWKVDVHYAANGLEGIEQVLMGHGDLIFLDLTMPEMDGYGVLETLQREGLRNKVIVVSGDIQPEAYQRVMGLGALDFIKKPADPDTLLALLKKHGFWSATPSGQPSATEPLPRGVIADAGVKITPEIRDVYQELANVSMGQAADLLARLLNAFVVLPIPNVNVLEVSELHMALSAAADSDTLSAVCQGFIGAGIAGEALILFHDSSFKDLAKLMSHQGTLDRSAELELLMDTANVLIGAFLRGYANQLDTPFSQGHPVVLGQHRPINELINTNKSRWRRTLAIEINYRIQDYAVQCDLLLLFTEDSITTMNNKIMHML, encoded by the coding sequence ATGAATGTATTGATATGTGATGACTCCGGGTTCGCCCGCAAACAGCTGGCACGGGCGTTCCCGCCCGACTGGAAAGTAGATGTGCACTACGCAGCCAACGGTCTTGAAGGGATCGAACAGGTGCTGATGGGTCATGGCGATCTCATCTTCCTCGATCTGACCATGCCGGAAATGGACGGTTACGGCGTGCTGGAGACCCTGCAACGGGAAGGACTGCGTAACAAGGTGATCGTGGTCTCCGGCGATATCCAGCCAGAGGCCTATCAGCGGGTCATGGGGCTGGGGGCGCTCGATTTCATCAAGAAACCCGCCGACCCCGATACCCTGCTCGCCCTGCTCAAAAAGCACGGCTTCTGGAGTGCCACCCCGAGCGGTCAGCCAAGCGCCACCGAGCCGTTGCCCAGAGGCGTGATAGCCGATGCGGGCGTCAAGATCACCCCCGAAATTCGCGATGTCTATCAGGAGCTGGCCAACGTCTCCATGGGTCAGGCTGCCGACTTGCTGGCCCGTCTGCTCAACGCCTTCGTGGTGCTGCCTATCCCCAACGTCAACGTGCTGGAGGTCTCCGAGCTGCACATGGCCCTCTCGGCGGCTGCGGATTCAGATACCCTCTCCGCTGTCTGTCAGGGGTTTATCGGGGCAGGGATCGCTGGCGAAGCGCTGATCCTGTTCCATGACTCCAGCTTCAAAGATTTGGCCAAGCTGATGAGCCATCAGGGGACGCTGGATCGCTCCGCCGAACTGGAGCTGTTGATGGATACCGCCAACGTGCTGATCGGCGCCTTCCTGCGCGGCTACGCCAACCAGCTCGATACCCCCTTCAGTCAGGGCCATCCGGTGGTGCTCGGCCAGCACAGACCCATCAACGAGCTGATCAACACCAACAAGAGTCGCTGGCGCCGCACGCTCGCCATCGAGATCAACTACCGGATCCAGGATTACGCGGTGCAGTGTGATCTGCTGCTGCTGTTTACCGAAGATTCCATCACCACCATGAACAACAAAATCATGCACATGCTCTAG
- a CDS encoding LysR family transcriptional regulator, whose protein sequence is MKHIEEFYLFVKVVQEGGFSHAAAALGMPTGTISRRISQLEEQLGCSLLHRSTRKLRLTDEGLRYYERLCTPLAQIEQATSEIRGKEADITGLIRIAAPIALSNTILIDMLVEFGLHYPEVQFEIIQTNDHQHLFDNDRDLVFFNGELPQSLPNAICLGHIEYGLFASPLYLTKKGTPSHPNQLEEHDLIYCWPHQHWQLTDKDGQSVCIKRPAKLTVNQTQAAVRAARRHLGIVNAPLHYLNRFLRDEQLVPVLTDWQTGNRPFYMLCCQHQFAPLRVKMFSEFAETYAARYRNRQWDNQFSPGDSLTHCI, encoded by the coding sequence ATGAAGCACATTGAAGAGTTCTACCTGTTCGTCAAGGTGGTGCAAGAGGGAGGATTCTCCCACGCTGCAGCCGCACTGGGCATGCCAACAGGCACCATCAGTCGACGCATTTCCCAGTTGGAAGAGCAACTGGGTTGCTCCCTGCTACACCGCTCTACCCGCAAACTCCGTCTTACCGATGAGGGGCTTAGATACTACGAGCGCCTCTGCACACCGCTCGCGCAAATCGAACAGGCCACCAGCGAGATCCGGGGCAAAGAAGCCGACATCACCGGACTTATCCGGATAGCCGCACCGATCGCGCTCTCCAACACCATCCTCATCGATATGCTGGTCGAATTCGGGCTCCATTATCCCGAAGTACAGTTCGAGATCATCCAGACCAATGATCACCAGCATTTGTTTGACAATGATCGGGATCTGGTCTTCTTTAACGGCGAACTGCCCCAATCGCTACCCAATGCGATCTGTCTGGGCCATATCGAGTACGGCCTGTTTGCCTCGCCACTTTATCTGACCAAGAAGGGCACCCCCTCCCATCCCAACCAGCTGGAAGAGCACGATCTCATCTACTGCTGGCCACACCAGCACTGGCAGCTGACCGACAAGGATGGCCAGAGTGTCTGCATCAAACGTCCTGCCAAGTTGACTGTCAACCAGACCCAGGCCGCGGTGCGGGCAGCCAGACGCCATCTGGGGATCGTCAATGCCCCGCTGCACTATCTGAACCGCTTCCTGCGCGATGAACAGTTGGTCCCGGTCCTGACTGACTGGCAAACCGGCAATCGGCCCTTCTACATGTTGTGCTGCCAGCACCAGTTCGCTCCGTTGCGTGTTAAGATGTTCTCGGAATTTGCTGAAACATATGCAGCGCGCTATCGCAATCGGCAATGGGATAACCAATTTTCACCAGGTGACAGCCTCACCCATTGCATCTGA
- a CDS encoding EAL domain-containing protein has translation MDVLHTPIWVYDIEHHHIFWANSAALSVWEATSLDELCSRDFSADMATAIDLLLQRYLGDFQQGRSYNEWWTLSPKGVKKQIYLRLSGIQLAGRLMMMTEAVLDSDTLYQESSLATGDTLACLFDSRGVFESGNYHFEMCFGHQVAKLSQVFSGNDESFYQKLSRLDEVVTEGECRTLKGMRWFQYQFRYIQQGARILLTMRDITDRKLEELEHRHLAWHDSLTGLLNRYGLMKSLEAYCGLGERFALVFMDLDNFKLVNDNYGHKAGDRLLERVAGRLRQICPRDVELARLGGDEFTALVPLGNQGERAQEVADQMLSQMTKPLQLSGLPEVTIGGSIGIAIYPDDADDGDNLITRADMAMYQAKQMGRLRWQRFTLSMQQTLQRKLNLKQFLAKAIGRQELSLCYQPQVDAAKQRLIGYEALLRWYSPVLGHVSPVEFIPLAEEMGLIREIGSWVLSTALAQMASWQKHFQQRVPVSVNLSGFQLSSALPGQVRQQLELHGVDASLLTLELTETVLMLDMKGCLGILDDLSEQGIKIAIDDFGTGYSSLAYLNRLPINTIKLDRSFVVGLNLPVIRATAAMATNLGLGIMAEGVEEPHELAALQNQGCHVFQGYLFSKPLTVAQVEASGFVVESLVGCYPLVSA, from the coding sequence ATGGATGTTCTGCATACCCCGATCTGGGTTTATGACATCGAGCATCACCATATTTTCTGGGCAAACAGCGCCGCGCTCTCCGTGTGGGAGGCGACCTCTCTTGACGAGCTCTGCTCCCGCGACTTCTCCGCCGATATGGCGACCGCTATCGATCTGCTGTTGCAGCGCTATCTAGGTGATTTTCAGCAGGGGCGCAGTTACAACGAGTGGTGGACGCTCTCCCCGAAGGGGGTAAAGAAACAGATCTATCTGCGGCTCTCCGGCATCCAGCTGGCTGGACGCCTGATGATGATGACCGAGGCGGTCCTCGACTCCGATACCCTCTATCAGGAGTCCTCGCTGGCAACCGGCGACACCCTTGCCTGCCTGTTCGATAGCCGGGGTGTGTTCGAGAGTGGCAACTATCACTTCGAGATGTGTTTCGGTCACCAGGTCGCCAAGCTCTCGCAAGTGTTCTCCGGTAATGACGAGAGTTTTTACCAGAAGCTCTCCCGTCTCGATGAAGTGGTGACTGAGGGGGAGTGCCGAACCCTCAAGGGGATGCGCTGGTTTCAGTACCAGTTCCGCTATATCCAGCAGGGGGCACGGATCCTGCTCACCATGCGGGACATTACCGATCGCAAACTCGAGGAGCTGGAGCATCGCCACCTCGCCTGGCACGACTCCCTGACAGGGTTACTCAACCGCTATGGTCTGATGAAATCCCTCGAAGCCTATTGCGGTCTGGGTGAACGTTTCGCGCTGGTGTTCATGGATTTGGACAACTTCAAGCTGGTCAACGACAACTACGGCCACAAGGCGGGAGATCGCCTGCTGGAGCGGGTCGCCGGTCGCCTCAGACAGATTTGTCCGCGAGATGTGGAGCTGGCTCGCCTCGGTGGCGATGAATTTACCGCGCTGGTGCCACTGGGCAATCAGGGGGAACGGGCACAAGAGGTGGCCGATCAGATGCTCTCCCAGATGACCAAACCGCTGCAACTGAGCGGGCTGCCGGAGGTGACCATCGGCGGCAGTATTGGTATCGCCATCTATCCCGATGATGCGGATGACGGGGATAACCTCATCACTCGTGCCGACATGGCCATGTATCAGGCCAAGCAGATGGGGCGGTTGCGCTGGCAGCGTTTCACCCTCAGCATGCAACAGACCCTGCAGCGCAAACTCAATCTCAAACAGTTTTTGGCCAAAGCCATCGGCCGTCAGGAGTTGAGCCTCTGTTATCAGCCGCAGGTCGATGCCGCCAAACAGCGTCTGATCGGTTACGAGGCGTTGCTGCGCTGGTACAGTCCGGTGCTCGGCCATGTGTCGCCGGTGGAGTTTATTCCGCTGGCCGAAGAGATGGGGCTGATCCGCGAGATCGGCAGCTGGGTGCTCTCCACCGCGCTGGCCCAGATGGCCAGCTGGCAGAAGCACTTCCAGCAGCGAGTGCCGGTCTCCGTCAATCTCTCCGGTTTTCAGCTCTCGTCGGCGCTGCCCGGGCAAGTACGCCAGCAGTTGGAGCTGCACGGAGTGGATGCCTCCCTGTTAACGCTGGAGCTGACCGAAACCGTACTGATGCTTGATATGAAGGGGTGCCTCGGCATTCTCGACGATTTGAGCGAGCAGGGGATCAAGATTGCCATCGACGATTTCGGTACCGGCTACTCTTCGCTGGCCTATCTCAACCGCTTGCCGATCAACACCATCAAGCTGGATCGCTCCTTCGTGGTCGGCCTCAACTTGCCGGTGATCCGGGCAACCGCGGCTATGGCTACCAACCTGGGGTTGGGGATCATGGCGGAAGGGGTGGAGGAGCCTCACGAGCTGGCTGCACTGCAGAACCAAGGGTGCCATGTGTTTCAGGGATATCTGTTCAGCAAGCCGCTGACGGTGGCGCAAGTCGAGGCGAGCGGGTTTGTGGTGGAGTCGCTGGTTGGGTGTTATCCACTGGTTAGTGCATAA
- a CDS encoding AbgT family transporter yields the protein MSHSAVTNSPVSPPKGWLNRFLNGVEKAGNKLPDPAMLFLYALLIVWVGSWVLSQFQFDLVNPRTGEAVVVNNLLTGAGLAEFLSTMVTTFTGFAPLGIVLVAMLGVGVAEQSGFINTGLKKLLKVTPARFLTPMLILVAIVSHTAADAGYVLVIPIGGIIFHAAGRHPLAGIAAAFAGVSGGFAANFLPSGGDALLQGFTQSAAQILDPEYMVNTLCNIIFTGASSLLIICVGWFVTEKVVEPRLKHVALNDDLESAEEMGRYSAKESRAFNWAGFAMLAAIVLLALALSPTDSPLRAADGSLTTFAAPVMKSIVPLIFLLFILPGIVYGFVAGSFKSGKDVIDAMSATMNKMGSYMVMAFFCALFIKAFGDSNLGTLLALSGAEVLHAMALPGEVTIVGMIMLTATVNLVVGSASAKWALISPILVPMLMAVGISPELTQAAYRVGDSASNIITPLMVFFPLVVVYCQRYVKSTGIGTLVSMMLPYSLAFLVSWTIFLLLYWSLGFPLGLQAPYVYPAP from the coding sequence ATGAGTCATTCTGCTGTCACGAACAGTCCGGTCAGCCCTCCCAAGGGCTGGCTGAACCGTTTCCTCAATGGCGTCGAGAAAGCCGGGAACAAATTACCCGACCCCGCCATGCTGTTCCTCTACGCCTTGCTGATCGTCTGGGTTGGTTCTTGGGTGTTGTCACAATTCCAGTTTGATCTGGTCAATCCCCGCACCGGGGAGGCTGTGGTGGTCAACAATCTGCTGACCGGCGCCGGTCTGGCCGAGTTTCTCTCCACCATGGTAACCACCTTCACCGGCTTTGCTCCGCTGGGTATCGTGCTGGTGGCTATGTTGGGGGTCGGGGTAGCCGAGCAGTCCGGTTTTATCAACACCGGCTTGAAAAAGCTGCTCAAAGTGACACCCGCTCGTTTTCTGACCCCCATGCTGATCCTGGTGGCCATCGTCAGTCATACCGCCGCAGATGCGGGCTATGTACTGGTGATCCCCATCGGTGGCATCATTTTCCACGCGGCAGGGCGCCATCCGTTGGCCGGTATTGCTGCGGCATTTGCCGGTGTTTCCGGTGGTTTCGCTGCTAACTTTTTGCCCTCCGGCGGGGATGCGCTGCTGCAGGGCTTTACCCAGTCAGCCGCCCAGATCCTCGACCCTGAATACATGGTCAACACCCTGTGCAACATCATCTTTACCGGCGCCTCTTCGCTGCTGATCATCTGTGTCGGCTGGTTTGTCACCGAGAAGGTGGTCGAGCCACGTCTCAAGCACGTTGCCCTCAATGACGATCTGGAGAGCGCCGAAGAGATGGGGCGCTACAGTGCAAAAGAGAGCCGGGCATTCAACTGGGCGGGCTTTGCCATGCTGGCGGCCATCGTGCTGCTGGCGCTGGCCCTGTCACCGACCGATTCGCCGCTGCGTGCAGCGGATGGTTCTCTGACCACGTTTGCCGCCCCGGTGATGAAGTCCATCGTACCGCTGATCTTCTTGCTCTTTATCCTGCCGGGGATTGTCTACGGCTTTGTCGCAGGCAGCTTCAAGAGCGGCAAGGATGTGATCGACGCCATGTCGGCCACCATGAACAAGATGGGCTCCTACATGGTCATGGCCTTCTTCTGTGCACTCTTTATCAAGGCGTTTGGTGACTCCAATCTGGGGACCCTGCTCGCGCTCTCTGGTGCAGAAGTGCTCCATGCCATGGCGCTGCCCGGTGAGGTGACCATCGTCGGGATGATCATGCTCACTGCTACAGTCAATCTGGTGGTTGGCTCAGCCTCGGCCAAGTGGGCGCTGATCAGCCCCATTCTAGTGCCCATGCTGATGGCTGTGGGGATCTCTCCCGAGCTGACTCAGGCCGCTTACCGGGTAGGGGACTCCGCCTCCAACATCATAACTCCGCTGATGGTCTTCTTCCCGCTGGTAGTGGTCTATTGCCAGCGCTATGTGAAGAGCACCGGTATTGGCACCTTGGTCTCCATGATGCTGCCATACTCGCTGGCCTTCCTGGTGAGCTGGACCATCTTCCTGCTGCTTTACTGGTCGCTTGGTTTCCCGCTCGGGTTGCAAGCTCCTTACGTCTATCCGGCCCCTTAA